DNA from Lemur catta isolate mLemCat1 chromosome 7, mLemCat1.pri, whole genome shotgun sequence:
CACTGTTCTGCAAACCaagtagagaaaaggaaaaggagaagtggGATGAAGGAAAGCCGCAGGTGAAAGATAATTAAAAGCATTGAAAGGCAACAGAAAGGTATCTAACACGGAGATAGTAACGCTATTTTGGCTGCCCCACATCCTCCAGTGAAGGGACTTAGTAACTTCCAAATAGGTCCCCTCCTCTGGCCTGTTCCCACTGGCCCACCTTCTACGTACAAAGTGAGTCTACTTTCCAGTTGAGGAACATTCCTGATGATTTCTCGTTGTCTGCAGGATCAACCCCAAAGTCCCTAATGGTCCTTCACAAATTGCTGCTAATCTGTGTTTACAgctttaattttttgctattctCCCCTTTATTCCAGCCACACACGATGTGTTTGTACTTGCTCTCTGACTTCCTTGAATGCTGTTCTCTCCTCCTACGTATAACTACTCTTAGCCATCTTTCAGTATTCTGCTCACAAGCTTCTCAGATGTGCAAGTGGTATCATGTAATTCACCTGCTTAAAAAGGAAGTCTTTTGTATCATTTCAGATCACATCACCCAACTGCAGCCTCTTGGTGGCAACCTCATGGCTAACACACACAATGTGAGTGAATTCATTTTTCTGGGACTTTCTCCCAACCAGGGGGTGCAGAGAGTTTGCTTTGTGATATTTCTGCTCTTGTACACAGCAATTGTGCTGGGGAACTTTCTCATTGTGCTCACTGTCATGAGTAGCAGAAGTCTTGGTTCCCCCATGTATTTCTTTCTCAGCTACCTGTCCTTTGTGGAAATCTTCTACTCCTCCACTACAGTCCCCAAACTCATCTCAGATCTGCTGGCTGAAAGGAAAGCCATATCTCTGTGGGGCTGCATGACACAACTTTTTTTCATGCACTTCTTTGCTGGCACTGAGATTTTTCTGCTCACCAtgatggcctatgaccgctacgtggccatctgcaagcccctCAACTACACCACCATAATGAACCGGCAGGTGTGTGCTGTCCTCGTGGGAACAGCATGGGTGGGAGGCTTCGTGCATTCCATTTCCCAAGTCCttctcattttccacttgcccttCTGTGGCCCCAACGTGATCGACCACTATTTCTGTGACG
Protein-coding regions in this window:
- the LOC123641769 gene encoding olfactory receptor 4X2-like, translated to MANTHNVSEFIFLGLSPNQGVQRVCFVIFLLLYTAIVLGNFLIVLTVMSSRSLGSPMYFFLSYLSFVEIFYSSTTVPKLISDLLAERKAISLWGCMTQLFFMHFFAGTEIFLLTMMAYDRYVAICKPLNYTTIMNRQVCAVLVGTAWVGGFVHSISQVLLIFHLPFCGPNVIDHYFCDVLPLLKLACSDTFRIGLLIVANGGTLSVISFVVLLASYVVILLHLRNRSSEGRRKALSTCGSHVTVVILFFGPCVFIYLRPSATLTVDKMVAVFYTVVTPLLNPVIYSLRNAEVKKAMKRLWIRTMKLDEK